The proteins below are encoded in one region of Ascochyta rabiei chromosome 9, complete sequence:
- a CDS encoding Gly-Xaa carboxypeptidase, with protein sequence MAKSWGDVLTEPKEPRKSWSSSKSLRYILPLLGLWFLLRNYILIASNASQWHPSTDKENKDRCPQVEPLFPSRNTKELNDTESYLASGDFRKLAIERLSGAVQIPTQSYDDMGDIGTDPRWDIFNSFADYLAKTFPLTHATLQLEKVNTHGLLFTWSGTEPSLKATLLMAHQDVVPVPESTIKQWTHPPFSGHYDGKFVWGRGASDCKNQLMAILSAVEALLSADFTPRRTLILSFGFDEEISGREGAQHLAKYLTEKYGHNSIAAIVDEGAVNVENWGADFAIPGVAEKGYVDVDIVVRMPGGHSSVPPAHNGIGVAAELITLIEYGLYEPHLADENPYLGLLTCGAEHAPEFPKKLHHLLDKRSARSQTCAKKPAKDKLAEEAAKAGLGVKYLFTTSVAVDIIHGGVKNNALPERTQVTVNHRINVGESSSDIKAHITKLAGIIAKGYNLKLNAFNGTEEPSSITLSHRATVLEPAPVTPTTLYASSSNNTRVTPFSVLSGTTRALYGKDLFVAPGIMTGNTDTRYYWDLSEHIFRYGPGWDKEQAGMGNIHTVDERIGVQAHLDTVKWMWGWIRNMDEAEL encoded by the coding sequence ATGGCCAAATCCTGGGGAGACGTGCTCACAGAGCCCAAGGAGCCGCGAAAGAGCTGGAGTTCATCTAAATCGCTTCGATATATCCTTCCTCTGCTGGGCCTTTGGTTCCTTCTGCGCAATTACATCCTCATTGCTAGCAATGCGTCCCAATGGCATCCCAGCACCGACAAAGAGAACAAGGACAGATGCCCGCAGGTTGAGCCTTTGTTTCCCTCCAGAAATACAAAGGAGCTGAACGACACCGAAAGCTATCTGGCATCTGGTGATTTCCGTAAGCTTGCAATCGAACGCCTGTCCGGGGCCGTGCAGATCCCAACTCAGAGCTACGATGACATGGGCGATATTGGTACAGACCCACGATGGGACATTTTCAACTCATTTGCAGACTACCTGGCGAAGACGTTTCCTCTCACTCATGCTACGCTGCAGCTCGAGAAAGTCAATACGCATGGCTTGTTATTTACCTGGTCTGGTACAGAGCCATCGTTGAAAGCCACCCTGCTTATGGCGCACCAAGATGTTGTGCCTGTTCCAGAGAGTACTATAAAGCAGTGGACACACCCTCCCTTCTCAGGTCATTACGATGGAAAGTTTGTTTGGGGTCGGGGTGCGAGTGACTGCAAGAATCAGCTTATGGCCATTCTTTCAGCTGTCGAGGCACTCCTCTCAGCCGACTTCACACCGCGTCGTACACTTATCTTGTCCTTTGGTTTCGACGAGGAGATCTCGGGTCGTGAAGGTGCACAGCATCTTGCGAAGTACCTGACCGAGAAGTATGGGCACAACTCTATTGCAGCTATTGTTGACGAAGGGGCTGTTAACGTCGAGAACTGGGGCGCCGACTTCGCTATTCCAGGTGTTGCGGAGAAGGGTTATGTTGACGTCGACATCGTTGTGCGCATGCCTGGTGGCCATTCTTCTGTCCCTCCTGCGCACAATGGCATAGGTGTTGCAGCAGAGCTCATTACTCTGATTGAGTACGGTCTCTACGAACCGCACCTTGCTGACGAGAACCCATACCTTGGCCTCTTAACATGCGGAGCAGAGCACGCGCCCGAGTTTCCTAAGAAGCTTCATCACTTGCTCGACAAGCGCTCTGCTAGAAGCCAGACGTGCGCGAAGAAGCCTGCCAAAGACAAGCTTGCTGAAGAGGCAGCGAAAGCAGGGCTGGGCGTGAAATACCTTTTCACAACCTCTGTTGCTGTCGATATCATCCATGGTGGTGTAAAGAACAACGCCCTGCCTGAGCGTACCCAGGTCACCGTCAACCACCGCATCAATGTCGGTGAGAGCTCGAGCGACATCAAGGCGCACATCACCAAGCTCGCTGGCATTATTGCCAAAGGATACAACTTGAAGCTTAATGCCTTCAACGGCACTGAGGAACCCTCTAGCATCACGCTCTCGCACCGTGCAACCGTCCTGGAGCCCGCTCCGGTGACTCCGACGACTCTGTATGCTAGCTCGTCAAACAACACCCGTGTCACGCCCTTCTCTGTTCTCTCTGGAACAACCCGTGCACTTTACGGCAAGGACCTTTTCGTCGCGCCTGGCATCATGACAGGAAACACTGATACGCGTTACTACTGGGATCTGAGCGAGCATATCTTCAGATATGGGCCGGGCTGGGACAAGGAGCAAGCAGGTATGGGCAACATTCACACCGTCGACGAGAGGATTGGCGTGCAGGCGCATCTTGATACCGTCAAGTGGATGTGGGGCTGGATTAGGAACATGGACGAGGCCGAACTATGA
- a CDS encoding RNA polymerase II transcription factor B subunit 1, with protein sequence MSVAAALYKKKDGTLSVSPDGKTVSWEAVGGVLPPLAIAIADIGNLQQTPATASKASIKIVVVDSSSQAGNHTFTFTSAAARDDQQMIRGLLQKGIEAAKVHETPEVTPSAASGGDGGGASGAITMAQTVAANAQQDDDLYADAKLLVDLELQMSLLNSSPALRQRFDRALQEKPASVTMGQFSNQFWSTRLNLLRSHAAEKTQITGSYNVLSVIKSKNVNGTLMLNLTKEQIEVVFRQHPIVKTAYNETVPPLSEGEFWERFFHSRLFKKLKGERIPEDYVTDTRLDKYLKFDENADNAQQWLVGSIPLFINVEGNEQNHSQQKGNRQDWTMVPSSNEKAPILRVLNRMSEKLMKEVPLADNRHAPAGQDEDTYKELQLRDLQRASDDNRVVLKVQDQSRFFSAGQSVQSSTSAAAYTKRTPTEVLSTLQQDFARINTNSRTLGTDLYSKIAINDDSDSEDENSAPKKPKVGSRSSRTAATSQIIAAIRKRHLHEDEHPSAKGVMNSEQAAKLGITDTILDNLTMTHNTTVEFLHYFWNVYHSGDPERANEVAKLIETLDRSLDRINAVANAAEAERTARIEKAQRENELYTQRTGRKRRFDPEAVKGGANAIAQVVQPLKRAIDAARSQYQAALNEQLGQVAPANGL encoded by the exons ATGTCCGTCGCTGCCGCCCTGTACAAGAAGAAGGATGGCACACTCTCCGTATCGCCCGACGGTAAGACTGTGTCGTGGGAGGCTGTTGGCGGAGTGCTTCCGCCGCTGGCGATAGCTATAGCAGACATCGGGA ACCTTCAGCAGACGCCCGCCACCGCCTCGAAAGCCTCCATCAAAATCGTAGTCGTCGACTCGTCGTCACAAGCTGGAAACCACACCTTCACATTTACCTCAGCAGCCGCCCGCGATGATCAGCAGATGATCAGAGGCCTGCTGCAGAAGGGCATTGAAGCTGCAAAGGTACACGAGACTCCAGAGGTCACGCCATCAGCAGCTTCTGGCGGGGATGGCGGCGGTGCATCAGGCGCCATCACCATGGCGCAAACAGTTGCCGCCAATGCACAGCAAGACGACGATTTGTATGCTGATGCAAAATTGCTGGTCGATCTCGAACTCCAGATGTCGCTTCTGAACTCGAGTCCGGCTTTGCGCCAGCGTTTCGACCGTGCCCTGCAGGAGAAGCCGGCGTCTGTCACAATGGGCCAGTTCTCCAACCAGTTCTGGTCGACCCGTCTAAACTTGCTAAGGTCCCACGCCGCTGAGAAGACCCAGATTACAGGATCGTACAACGTGCTCTCGGTGATCAAATCCAAGAACGTCAACGGCACGCTCATGTTGAACTTGACTAAGGAGCAGATCGAGGTCGTGTTTCGCCAGCACCCCATTGTGAAGACGGCATACAACGAAACGGTGCCGCCTTTGAGTGAGGGCGAGTTCTGGGAGCGATTCTTCCATAGTCGGCTCTTCAAGAAGTTGAAGGGTGAGCGTATTCCTGAAGACTACGTCACAGACACCAGGCTCGACAAATACCTGAAATTTGATGAGAACGCCGATAATGCTCAACAATGGCTTGTTGGCAGTATACCGTTGTTTATCAATGTCGAAGGGAACGAGCAAAATCACAGTCAACAAAAAGGTAACCGCCAAGACTGGACTATGGTGCCCTCAAGCAATGAAAAGGCGCCGATTCTGCGAGTCCTAAATCGTATGAGTGAGAAGTTGATGAAGGAGGTACCTTTGGCTGACAACCGCCATGCTCCTGCCGGGCAAGATGAAGACACATACAAGGAGCTGCAACTGAGAGACCTACAACGTGCGTCCGACGATAACCGAGTTGTGCTCAAAGTTCAGGACCAAAGCCGCTTCTTCTCTGCTGGGCAGAGCGTACAGTCCTCGACCAGTGCTGCAGCATACACAAAGCGAACACCAACGGAAGTGCTTTCGACGCTGCAGCAAGACTTCGCGAGGATCAATACAAATAGCAGGACACTCGGGACCGACTTATATTCGAAGATCGCAATAAACGACGACAGTGACAGCGAAGACGAGAATAGCGCGCCGAAAAAGCCAAAGGTCGGTAGTAGATCGTCGCGAACAGCAGCGACCTCACAAATCATTGCGGCCATAAGGAAGCGACATCTACATGAGGATGAACACCCCTCCGCAAAGGGCGTTATGAATAGCGAGCAAGCAGCGAAGTTGGGTATCACGGATACTATCCTCGACAACCTTACCATGACACATAACACCACAGTGGAATTCTTACATTACTTCTGGAATGTATATCACTCTGGCGATCCTGAGCGCGCCAACGAAGTTGCAAAGCTCATCGAGACTCTGGACAGATCGCTAGACCGCATCAATGCTGTTGCAAACGCTGCGGAAGCCGAACGGACAGCCCGCATCGAAAAGGCGCAAAGAGAAAACGAGTTATATACACAACGGACCGGAAGAAAAAGGAGGTTCGATCCCGAGGCTGTCAAAGGCGGGGCGAATGCAATTGCTCAGGTGGTGCAGCCGCTAAAAAGAGCCATTGATGCCGCACGAAGTCAATACCAGGCGGCCCTCAATGAGCAACTGGGTCAGGTTGCTCCTGCGAACGGCTTGTAA
- a CDS encoding Oxoglutarate dehydrogenase (succinyl-transferring): protein MLRTSLRQCSRQLQSCSAKARLSTIAASPARTNAISTCRRPLAVAQRRQYALAAEDTDKGVDPNDSFLSGNTANYVDEMYMQWKRDPSSVHISWQVYFRNMESGDMPVSQAFQPPPTIVPSTSSGISDIRPGLGMGPGEGSDVMNHLKVQLLVRAYQSRGHHKARIDPLGIRTEAEQFGYSKPRELELSHYNFTEKDLDQDIELGPGILPRFRTENRTKMTLREIIQACERLYCGSYGIEYIHIPDREQCDWLRERIEVPQPFKYSVDEKRRILDRLIWGTNFEAFLATKYPNDKRFGLEGGESLIPGMKALIDRSVDYGVKDIVIGMPHRGRLNVLSNVVRKPNESIFSEFAGSAEPSDEGSGDVKYHLGMNFERPTPSGKRVQLSLVANPSHLEAEDPVVLGKTRAIMHYNNDEKEGRTAMGVLLHGDAAFAGQGIVYETMGFHALPSYHTGGTIHIVVNNQIGFTTDPRFSRSTPYCSDIAKAIDAPVFHVNGDDVEAMNFVCQLAADFRAEFKKDVVIDMVCYRKQGHNETDQPFFTQPLMYKKISVQEPTLDIYVKKLLEEKTFTKEDVDEHKAWVWGMLDESFNRSKDYQPTAKEWLTSAWNGFKSPKELATEVLPHLPTAVEESQLKHIAQKIGSSPEGFTVHKNLKRILAGRTKTVEDGKNIDMATAEALAFGSLCMEGHHVRVSGQDVERGTFSQRHAVLHDQETEKTYTPLQDLSEDQETFTVCNSSLSEYGVLGFEYGYSLSSPNALVMWEAQFGDFANTAQVIIDQFVASGEVKWLQRSGLVMSLPHGYDGQGPEHSSGRMERYLQLVNEDPRIFPAPEKLERQHQDCNIQIAYCTKPSNYFHLLRRQMNRQFRKPLVLFFSKSLLRHPMARSNIEEFTGDSHFEWIIKDPAHESGEIGTNEEIKRVILCTGQVYTALVNERKARDLKDVAITRIEQLNPFPWEQLKENLDSYPNAQNIIWAQEEPLNAGAWSFTQPRIETLLNQTEHHNRRHVMYAGRNPSASVATGLKASHKKEEKDLLEMAFTVKQDKLKGE from the exons ATGTTGCGCACTTCGTTGCGCCAGTGCTCCCGGCAGCTCCAGAGCTGTTCGGCCAAAGCAAGGCTCTCGACAATCGCCGCCTCGCCGGCCAGGACAAATGCCATCTCGACATGTCGCCGCCCGTTGGCAGTGGCTCAGCGTCGCCAGTATGCCCTCGCCGCCGAGGACACGGACAAGGGCGTT GACCCCAACGATAGCTTCCTGAGCGGCAACACAGCCAACTACGTCGACGAGATGTACATGCAGTGGAAGCGCGATCCCTCGAGTGTGCACATCTCGTGGCAGGTCTACTTCCGCAACATGGAGTCTGGCGACATGCCTGTTTCGCAAGCCTTTCAACCTCCGCCGACCATCGTTCCCTCCACCAGCTCCGGAATCTCCGACATCAGGCCCGGTCTCGGCATGGGCCCTGGTGAAGGCTCCGATGTCATGAACCACCTGAAGGTCCAATTGCTGGTCCGCGCGTATCAGTCTCGCGGACACCACAAGGCACGCATCGACCCCCTCGGCATCCGCACAGAGGCCGAGCAGTTCGGCTACAGCAAACCCCGCGAGTTGGAGCTGTCTCACTACAACTTCACCGAGAAGGACTTGGACCAGGACATCGAGCTCGGCCCTGGTATTCTGCCTCGCTTCAGGACCGAGAACCGCACCAAGATGACCCTGCGCGAGATCATTCAAGCTTGCGAGCGCCTGTACTGCGGATCGTACGGTATTGAGTACATCCACATCCCAGATAGAGAGCAGTGCGACTGGCTGCGCGAGCGCATTGAAGTTCCCCAGCCATTCAAGTACTCTGTTGACGAGAAGCGCCGCATCCTGGACCGTCTGATCTGGGGCACTAACTTCGAGGCTTTCTTGGCGACAAAATACCCCAACGATAAGCGTTTTGGTCTGGAGGGTGGTGAGAGTCTGATTCCCGGTATGAAGGCTCTGATCGATCGCAGTGTCGACTACGGTGTCAAGGACATTGTCATTGGTATGCCCCATCGTGGACGACTCAACGTACTGTCCAACGTTGTAAGGAAGCCCAACGAGTCCATCTTTAGCGAATTCGCTGGCAGTGCTGAGCCCTCTGACGAGGGATCTGGCGATGTCAAGTACCACCTGGGAATGAACTTTGAGCGTCCTACTCCTTCCGGCAAGCGTGTCCAGCTGTCTCTGGTCGCCAACCCTTCTCACTTGGAGGCCGAGGACCCTGTTGTGCTTGGCAAAACCCGCGCTATCATGCACTACAACAACGATGAGAAAGAGGGCCGTACCGCCATGGGTGTTCTCCTCCACGGTGACGCCGCCTTCGCTGGGCAGGGTATCGTGTACGAGACCATGGGTTTCCACGCTCTCCCTAGCTACCACACTGGAGGAACCATTCACATCGTTGTCAACAACCAGATTGGTTTCACCACGGACCCTCGATTCTCCCGCTCGACACCTTACTGCTCTGACATCGCCAAGGCTATCGATGCGCCTGTCTTCCACGTCAACGGAGACGATGTCGAGGCCATGAACTTTGTCTGCCAGCTCGCCGCTGATTTCCGTGCCGAATTCAAGAAGGACGTCGTTATCGACATGGTTTGCTACCGTAAGCAGGGTCACAACGAGACGGACCAGCCCTTCTTCACTCAGCCTCTCATGTACAAGAAGATTTCGGTACAGGAGCCTACTCTTGACATCTACGTCAAGAAGCTCTTGGAAGAGAAGACTTTTACTAAGGAGGATGTGGATGAGCACAAGGCTTGGGTATGGGGCATGCTCGATGAAAGCTTCAACCGTAGCAAGGACTACCAGCCTACCGCCAAGGAGTGGCTGACTTCTGCGTGGAACGGCTTCAAGTCACCCAAGGAGCTCGCTACCGAGGTGCTGCCGCACTTGCCCACCGCTGTTGAGGAGTCGCAGCTGAAGCACATCGCACAAAAGATTGGCAGCTCACCTGAGGGCTTTACTGTACACAAGAACCTCAAACGTATTTTGGCTGGCCGCACGAAGACCGTCGAGGACGGTAAGAACATTGACATGGCCACCGCAGAAGCTTTGGCCTTTGGATCTCTGTGTATGGAAGGCCACCACGTCCGTGTTTCTGGTCAGGATGTCGAGCGCGGTACCTTCTCCCAGCGTCACGCCGTTCTCCACGACCAGGAGACTGAGAAGACGTACACCCCTCTGCAGGACTTGAGCGAAGACCAGGAGACCTTCACCGTCTGCAACTCCTCGCTCAGTGAATACGGAGT TCTTGGATTCGAGTACGGgtactctctttcttcgccTAACGCTCTCGTCATGTGGGAGGCCCAGTTCGGTGATTTCGCCAACACTGCCCAGGTCATTATTGACCAGTTCGTCGCCTCTGGTGAAGTCAAGTGGCTTCAGCGTTCCGGTCTTGTCATGAGCTTGCCCCACGGTTACGATGGTCAGGGACCCGAGCACTCTTCTGGACGTATGGAACGTTACCTGCAACTCGTCAACGAAGACCCTCGCATTTTCCCTGCGCCCGAGAAGCTTGAGCGCCAGCACCAAGACTGCAACATCCAGATTGCTTACTGCACAAAACCTTCCAACTACTTCCATCTGCTGCGTCGCCAGATGAACCGCCAGTTCCGCAAGCCTCTTGTACTTTTCTTCTCGAAGTCGCTGCTCCGTCATCCCATGGCCCGCTCTAACATTGAAGAGTTCACTGGCGACTCCCATTTCGAATGGATCATCAAGGATCCAGCGCATGAGTCTGGCGAGATTGGCACCAATGAAGAGATCAAGCGTGTCATTCTCTGCACAGGTCAAGTCTACACTGCCCTCGTCAACGAGCGTAAGGCCCGTGACCTCAAGGATGTCGCCATCACCCGTATCGAGCAGCTGAACCCCTTCCCCTGGGAGCAGCTGAAGGAGAACCTCGACTCTTACCCTAACGCCCAGAACATCATCTGGGCACAGGAGGAGCCGCTCAATGCTGGTGCTTGGAGCTTCACACAACCCAGGATTGAGACTCTGTTGAACCAGACCGAGCACCACAACAGGCGCCACGTCATGTACGCTGGACGTAACCCAAGTGCTTCTGTTGCTACCGGTCTCAAGGCCTCCCacaagaaggaggagaaggactTGCTGGAGATGGCTTTCACCGTCAAGCAGGACAAGCTGAAGGGCGAGTAG
- a CDS encoding Fructose-bisphosphatase — protein MATNGNGQQQNKQEAINTDIITLTRFLTEEQSKHKEATGDFTLLCHALQFAFKSIAYYIRRATLVNLTGLAGQSNATGDDQKKLDIIGDELFISAMRSCGRVRLLVSEEQEELIMFDEFPEARYAVACDPIDGSSNLDAGVSVGTIFAVYKLAEGAKGTKEDVLKPGTEMVASGFTMYGASTQLVITMKGGNVNGFTLDNAFGEFILTHPDMQVPKQRAIYSVNEGNSLYWEEPVKEYVNSLKYPSEEGGKPYSARYIGSMVADAYRTLLYGGIFAYPADKKSAKGKLRILYECAPMAMVFENAGGKAVNSKMDRMLEVVPESIHDRSGIFMGSEQEVQKVIDMHKKYQK, from the exons ATGGCGACCAACGGAAAtgggcagcagcagaacAAGCAGGAGGCGATCAACACCGACATCATCACCCTCACACGATTCCTTACAGAAGAGCAATCAAAACACAAGGAGGCTACCGGCGACTTCAC GCTTCTTTGCCATGCTCTCCAGTTTGCGTTCAAGAGCATTGCGTACTACATCCGGAGAGCCACGTTGGTCAAC CTCACTGGTTTGGCCGGTCAATCCAACGCCACGGGTGACGACCAGAAGAAGCTTGATATCATTGGCGATGAACTCTTCATCTCCGCCATGCGCTCGTGCGGTCGCGTGCGCCTCCTAGTGTCGGAGGAGCAGGAAGAACTGATCATGTTCGACGAGTTCCCTGAAGCTCGTTACGCGGTAGCCTGCGACCCAATCGACGGCTCCTCCAACCTCGACGCTGGCGTATCCGTCGGCACCATCTTCGCGGTATACAAGCTAGCGGAAGGTGCCAAGGGTACCAAGGAAGATGTCCTGAAGCCCGGCACGGAGATGGTCGCTTCAGGATTCACCATGTACGGTGCCTCGACACAGTTGGTCATTACGATGAAGGGCGGCAACGTCAACGGCTTCACGCTCGACAACGCGTTCGGAGAGTTTATCCTCACACACCCGGACATGCAGGTCCCCAAGCAGCGCGCGATCTACTCGGTCAACGAGGGTAACTCGCTGTACTGGGAGGAGCCGGTCAAAGAATACGTCAACAGCCTGAAGTACCCCAGCGAGGAGGGCGGCAAGCCGTACAGTGCGCGATACATTGGATCCATGGTGGCTGACGCGTATCGAACGCTGTTGTACGGCGGCATCTTCGCGTACCCCGCGGACAAGAAGAGCGCCAAGGGCAAGCTGCGCATCTTGTACGAGTGCGCGCCCATGGCCATGGTGTTCGAGAACG CTGGCGGTAAGGCGGTCAACAGCAAGATGGACCGCATGCTGGAGGTGGTGCCCGAGAGCATCCACGATCGATCAGGCATCTTCATGGGCTCGGAACAAGAGGTGCAGAAGGTCATCGACATGCACAAGAAGTACCAGAAGTAG